A DNA window from Methanobrevibacter thaueri contains the following coding sequences:
- a CDS encoding oxidoreductase: MKDIFDECQFGELNLNSRIVRTGTWETETEEGGFLSPAIYDKYEKIASSGTGLIVSEMFVLDHKDRFAPYSSSLNYLGFVKDYKMVTDICHNYDVPILGQLAFFYYDDGENQKAEPNDLKIEGIRKLQAEVIMAAKKFSFAGFDGIQIDMGNNFYLARFINPYFNQRNDQYGGNTENRVRIASEIIKVIKKTMDMHVSIRINPWDVRKGGMTAEESIKVAKELEKAGADSIQLTARTISYLYDGREKNPFLVYADELIDSLEIPVILGGSLRDMKSMNDVLNHSNVEFMSMSKPFVAQADFLAEWKANGEGESICQSCNNCYSKKTSTCFKY; encoded by the coding sequence ATGAAAGATATTTTTGACGAATGCCAATTCGGAGAGTTAAATTTAAACAGTAGGATTGTAAGGACAGGTACTTGGGAAACAGAAACAGAAGAGGGAGGTTTCCTATCACCTGCAATTTATGATAAGTATGAAAAGATTGCAAGTTCAGGAACAGGTTTGATTGTCTCAGAAATGTTTGTGCTGGACCATAAGGACCGTTTTGCCCCATATTCATCAAGCCTAAATTATTTGGGATTTGTTAAGGATTATAAGATGGTGACAGATATCTGCCACAACTATGATGTGCCAATACTCGGACAGCTGGCGTTCTTTTACTATGACGATGGCGAAAATCAAAAGGCCGAACCTAACGATTTGAAAATTGAGGGTATAAGAAAATTACAGGCTGAAGTGATTATGGCGGCCAAGAAATTCTCATTTGCAGGCTTTGATGGTATTCAGATTGACATGGGAAACAATTTCTATTTGGCACGTTTCATCAACCCTTACTTTAACCAAAGAAATGACCAATATGGTGGAAACACTGAAAACCGGGTAAGAATCGCATCAGAGATTATCAAGGTCATCAAGAAGACCATGGACATGCATGTGAGCATCAGAATCAATCCATGGGATGTAAGAAAGGGCGGAATGACTGCAGAGGAAAGTATCAAGGTTGCAAAGGAATTGGAAAAGGCAGGAGCCGACAGCATACAATTGACCGCACGCACCATTTCATATCTTTACGACGGCAGGGAAAAGAATCCATTCTTGGTATATGCCGATGAGTTGATTGACTCTTTAGAGATTCCCGTTATTTTGGGAGGATCATTAAGGGACATGAAATCAATGAATGATGTCTTGAACCATTCAAATGTGGAATTCATGTCAATGTCCAAGCCGTTTGTGGCACAGGCAGACTTCCTGGCTGAGTGGAAAGCTAATGGTGAGGGAGAGTCAATCTGTCAAAGCTGCAAT